Proteins encoded by one window of Candidatus Eremiobacteraceae bacterium:
- a CDS encoding zinc-dependent metalloprotease, which yields MHRRLLPFLAVFGFTLVAPGAAQAAAQSPTPAAAAAATPGDYQNFIDGLTPQHGLFTLWRKDGKVYIELSKAQLDTDFIETSTPATGMGGLGVTPGNPYFQFARIMRFSRKDDDVVITFPNTSFVAPDGSPAALAISQNFPPSMLSVSKIVATDSVSGDVVIEASPFLGDVADIEDALRGISDNPQSQYHLDREKTYFGDAKSLPDNAIIEADQTWVTGQPDPSVDNLVDARSFQLKMKYNITPAPTPGSYTPRLADDRVGYYPVFMLNYGDDLTRARQLRYIMRWDLRPSNPSGGMSQATNPMVYYMSNTIPFEYRQTIKDALLTWNKAFEKIGISNAIVVRDQPSDPNWDPDDIHVNVVHWLTQSYNGGYAQAGTVFDPRTGQILKTSIVIDADLLYFGGLSARDFIAPTVDAQISDTPFSSEEQYGEEKRASAIFGLYALSAMDAPLSHAQTLKYTQDFLKSIVLHESGHEWGLQHNFIASEAYTPKELQNKAFTSRYGLANTVMEYTPTNLWPHGTPQGDFFQTVLGPYDYYVIHWGYAQVAGASNPQAEVPTLSRWAQAWQNPYYRFDMDEDVQWANGHAIDPRVNQFDLSTDNIAWCDGQIKIADNLIAKVPTRFTHASDTHDAQEQAFFAGWRQITRCMTIANHYVGGEYVSRAHIGDPGAPLPLTAVTRTDARRAFDLLDRRLLGASAFSFPENTLRQMVYTEWVTDFGEPVWAYNPPLRHDLPVSTLAETIQASTLTRLFQPTMLQRLDDLSLKYPAGSTMSLSDLFAWTQDAVYRDLRTGSASNEVHRSVQQWYARKLSQIVLKPADGTPFDAQSLARAELVNLQSSLQSASGHGDALAAAHVASLKAIVNQTLDARVMVPAGP from the coding sequence ATGCACCGCCGTTTATTGCCATTTCTCGCAGTGTTCGGTTTCACGCTCGTTGCGCCCGGTGCCGCACAAGCCGCAGCGCAATCGCCTACCCCTGCGGCCGCAGCAGCAGCCACACCTGGTGACTATCAAAACTTCATCGATGGCTTGACGCCGCAACACGGGCTCTTCACATTGTGGCGCAAAGACGGCAAAGTCTACATCGAACTGAGCAAGGCGCAGCTCGACACCGACTTCATCGAAACGTCCACGCCGGCAACCGGCATGGGCGGCCTCGGCGTCACGCCGGGCAACCCCTATTTCCAATTCGCCCGCATCATGCGATTTTCGCGCAAGGACGACGACGTTGTGATCACGTTCCCCAACACGTCGTTCGTGGCGCCCGACGGTTCGCCGGCTGCCCTCGCCATTTCGCAGAATTTTCCGCCGTCGATGTTGTCGGTATCGAAGATCGTCGCGACCGATAGCGTGAGTGGTGACGTCGTCATCGAAGCCTCGCCGTTCTTGGGCGATGTGGCGGATATCGAAGACGCGCTTCGCGGCATCAGCGATAACCCGCAATCGCAGTATCACTTGGATCGCGAAAAGACGTATTTCGGCGATGCCAAATCTCTTCCGGACAACGCCATCATCGAAGCCGACCAGACGTGGGTGACCGGTCAGCCGGATCCGTCGGTCGACAACCTCGTGGACGCGCGCAGTTTTCAGCTCAAGATGAAATACAACATCACGCCGGCGCCGACGCCCGGCTCCTACACTCCCCGCCTAGCGGACGATCGCGTCGGCTACTATCCGGTCTTCATGCTGAACTACGGCGACGATCTCACGCGCGCACGGCAATTGCGCTACATCATGCGTTGGGATCTCCGGCCATCGAATCCATCGGGGGGAATGTCGCAAGCGACGAATCCGATGGTGTACTACATGTCGAACACGATCCCGTTCGAGTACCGTCAGACGATTAAGGACGCGTTGCTCACGTGGAATAAAGCGTTCGAAAAGATCGGCATCAGCAATGCGATCGTGGTCCGCGATCAGCCGTCCGACCCGAATTGGGATCCCGATGATATCCACGTCAATGTCGTGCACTGGCTGACACAATCGTACAACGGCGGCTACGCGCAAGCGGGCACCGTGTTCGACCCGCGCACCGGCCAAATCCTTAAGACCTCTATCGTGATCGACGCCGACCTGCTATATTTCGGCGGACTCAGCGCACGGGACTTCATCGCGCCGACAGTCGACGCACAGATATCGGACACGCCGTTTAGCTCGGAAGAGCAGTACGGCGAGGAAAAGCGCGCCTCGGCCATATTCGGCTTGTACGCGCTCAGTGCGATGGATGCGCCGCTTTCGCATGCGCAGACCTTGAAGTACACGCAGGACTTCCTCAAGTCGATCGTGCTGCACGAGTCCGGCCACGAGTGGGGGCTGCAGCACAACTTCATCGCGTCGGAGGCGTATACGCCCAAGGAGCTCCAGAACAAGGCGTTCACGTCACGTTACGGTCTTGCGAACACCGTCATGGAGTACACGCCCACCAATCTGTGGCCCCACGGAACGCCGCAAGGCGACTTCTTCCAGACCGTGCTCGGGCCATACGACTACTACGTCATACACTGGGGTTATGCGCAGGTTGCCGGAGCGTCGAACCCGCAAGCTGAGGTTCCCACGTTATCGCGCTGGGCGCAAGCCTGGCAGAACCCGTATTACCGCTTCGACATGGACGAGGACGTTCAGTGGGCCAACGGACACGCGATCGATCCGCGCGTCAATCAATTCGATCTTTCGACCGACAACATCGCCTGGTGCGATGGCCAGATCAAGATCGCCGACAACTTGATCGCGAAAGTGCCGACGCGCTTCACGCACGCAAGCGATACCCACGATGCGCAGGAACAAGCGTTTTTCGCAGGCTGGCGCCAGATCACTCGCTGCATGACGATTGCCAATCACTACGTGGGCGGCGAGTACGTGTCGCGGGCGCACATCGGCGATCCGGGCGCACCCCTGCCGTTGACCGCCGTCACTCGCACCGATGCGCGTCGCGCATTCGACTTGCTGGACCGGCGGCTGCTCGGCGCGTCGGCGTTCTCGTTTCCCGAGAACACGCTGCGGCAAATGGTCTACACCGAATGGGTGACCGACTTCGGCGAGCCGGTATGGGCGTACAATCCGCCGCTGCGTCACGACCTGCCGGTGTCGACGTTGGCCGAGACGATCCAGGCCAGTACGCTGACCCGCTTATTCCAGCCGACGATGCTGCAGCGCCTCGACGACCTCTCGCTCAAGTATCCCGCGGGCTCGACGATGAGCTTGTCCGATCTCTTCGCGTGGACGCAAGACGCCGTCTATCGCGATCTGCGCACCGGCAGCGCATCGAACGAAGTCCATCGCAGCGTGCAGCAGTGGTATGCGCGGAAGTTGTCGCAGATCGTGCTGAAACCGGCCGATGGAACGCCATTCGACGCGCAATCGCTCGCTCGTGCCGAACTCGTCAATCTGCAGAGCTCGTTGCAATCGGCTTCGGGGCATGGCGATGCATTGGCCGCGGCCCACGTGGCCAGCCTAAAGGCGATCGTGAATCAAACGCTGGACGCGCGCGTCATGGTGCCCGCCGGCCCGTAG